The Desulfarculaceae bacterium DNA window ACGTGGTGCGTCCCCTGGAGCTGGCCGAGATCTACGGGGTGGAGCCCTTCCGCTACTTCCTCATGCGGGAGATGACCTTCGGCCTGGACTCCAGCTTCAGCGAAGAGCTGTTGGTGGAGCGCTACAACTCCGATTTGGCCAACGACCTGGGCAACCTCTTCTCGCGGGTGCTGACTCTGCTGCACAAGTACCGGGGCGGCGAGGTGCCCAAGCCCGGCCCGGAGCTGCCCGAGGACGCGGCCCTGAACAAGCTCATGGCCGCGGTGGTCTTCGAGTACCGCCGCGAGAACGACGGCTTCGCCTTCCACAAGGCCCTGGCCTCGGTGTGGAGCCTGATGAGCGCGGGCAACAAGTACGTGGTGTCCAACGAGCCCTGGGCCCTGGCCAAGAATCCCGAGGACGCCCCCCGCCTGGACCGGGTGCTCTACACCCTGTGCCAGCTCCTGGCCTCGGTGGCGGTCTTGATCTGGCCGGTGATGCCGCTCACCGCCGAGAAGATGGCCGGGGTGCTGGGGCTGGGCCGCATCAATGACGGCATGTTGGCCGACCTGGAGGCGGGCGATCTGCTGGCCCCGGGCACCCAGACCCACCAGCCGCCCGCCCTGTTCCCGCGCATCGACACCGCCAAGGTGAAGGCCAAGGCGGCCAAGGCCGAGCAGAAGGCCCAGCCCGCCGAGAAGCCCAAGAAGCAGAAGAAGGCCGCCGCCGAGCCCCCGGCCGAGATCGCCATCGACGAGTTCGCCCGGGTGCGCCTCAAGGTGGCCACGGTGGTCGCCGCCGAGAAGCTGCCCAAGGCCGACAAGCTCCTAAAGCTCACCGTGGACGCGGGCGAGCCCGAGACCCGCACCGTGGTGGCGGGCGTGGCCAAGCACTACGCCCCCGAGGAGCTGGTGGGCAAGCAGGTGGTCATCGTGGCCAACCTCAAGCCGGCCAAGCTCATGGGCGTGACCAGCCAGGGCATGGTCCTGGCCGCGGTGGACGGCGATTCGTTGTGTGTCGTGTCGCCCAGCAAGGAATCCAAGCCCGGCAGCCAGGTGCGCTAGGCGCCGGCTGGCCGTGCCGGGAAAAGGCGGGAATCAACATGAAGCTACATTTCATTTCCCTTCCGTGCGGCGCTCGCAGGTTATTGGCTCTGCTTATGGCCGTGCCCTTGCTGCTGGCCCTGGCCCTGCCCGCCTTGGCCGCCGAGGAAGCCGGCGACCCGGCTGCCGACCAGGCCGCCCAAGCCTGGCTGGCCCTCATCGACCACGGCAAGTACGCCACCGCCTGGGACCAGGCCGGAGAGCTGCTGCGGAAGAACATCGCCAAGGCGGAGTTTGAAAAGCGCCTGGCCAAGGTGGCCGAGACCACCGGCCCGGCCACCCAGCGCAACCTGGTGCGCAGCTTGGAGCTGAAAAACCCGCCCGAGGCCCCGCCGGGCAAGTACCTGGTGCTGCTCTACGCCCCCCTGTTCATCAAGCAGCCCAAGCTCATAGAGCAGGTGGCCATGAGCCAGAACGCAGACAAGCAGTGGAAGGTGGTGGGCTACTACCTCCGCTAAGCGCCCCCCGCAAAAAACTTCAAGGGCCTCGCCGACCGGCGAGGCCCTTTCTTTTTTTGCACGCCGTCACAAGGGCGCGGCTCGACGCCTTGCTTCTTTTCTCTCGCCCCACCCCCGGCACAGCCAGGCGTGGCTAGGCAAGGCGACCCGAATGAAGCTAGCTTCTTACAAACGACCAGGCTTGGGCGATGTCGCTCACATCAAAATACTTCTCGATCAGCTCCTCGCTGGGCTTGCCCAGGAGCATATTGTCCAGCCGGATCAGGCCTTCCTCGATCTTGCTGTTGCCCACGATGGCCAGATGGCGCATCTTCTGGCGGTTGGCCAGGGCGTAGCGGGCGTCCTCCATGAAGGCCTCCCACTTCACGCCGCTAACCGGCAGCTGGTCGATCTTGACCAGCACGTTGACCCGGCCCGCGGCCGCGGCCAGGGCATCTTCAAAGGCCTTTTTGAACTGCTCCACATCGGCCTTGGTGTACTCCTGGCTGATCTCCACTCCCAGTACGTTGCCCGCGCTGCCATCCAGCACCTGAAACATGAGGCCCTCCCCTTCCCGCCTCTCTGGCGGGGATCAAAGTTTTCCCTTTTTATTTAGCTTCTTCGCTGGGGCAGGCCCCTGTCAACCCTCATCTGGGGGCCCAAAAGCGGGCCCCCGATCCCATGGCGGGACCGGGGGCCGTGGAAGGCTATGGGGCTGGGCTTACATGACCCCGGCGATGGCCTGGGCGATGCCCTGCCTGAGGGCGGGGTAGGCCTCGGGCCACTCCAGGTTGGTCTTGCGGGCCGTGGAGACGATGCGGGTCTGGTACTTCTTCATGTTGGCCGTGCTGGCCGACTGCTGGCTGATACGGGTATTGCCGGTGCCCTGCTTCAGGCTGGAGTCGAAGCGCTGCGAGGTGGGCGAAGCGCCGCGCTCGCTGAGTTGGAGGTCGGTGACCACCGCGTAGGTGTTCACCTTGACCATGGCCCCGCTGATCAGCTCGGCCGCGCCGCCGGCCACCGCGCCGATGGCCGCGCCGGCCCCGGCCTGGCTGCCGCCCAGCACCGCGCCGATGGCGCCGCCGGCGATGGGCCCGCCGAAGCCGGCCATCTTGGCCTTCTCCAGGGCCGACTCGTCGGTGAGCCCCACGGAGAGAACGTTGGCCTGCAACCAGAAGTGGGCCTGGTTGGGATCGTCCACCACCTTGAAGCCCTTGGCGGTCAGGGCGGCCACGATGTCCGGTTGCAGGTTGAACTGCTTGTCGCTGGTGTTGCGCACCTGCACGAAAACAGTGCGCTGGGCCGGTGCCACCGGGTCCAGGAAGATGGAGGCGCTCATCTTGTTCTGCACCTTCAGATCCTTGTACCGGATTCCGGTGTAGGTGGCGGCGCAGCCGGCCAGCATGGCCAAGGCGGCCATCGCTGCCAGTAGGAGAATCAGCTTGGAAAATCTACGGTTCATGGGTTTCCTCCTGTCAAAGCATGGGCAGGCCCGGACGGCACCTACCATCCGTCCGGCCTTGTGGCGGACCCAGCTTAGGCGGAGCCCGCGCGGGCTCCGATGTGTCCCTTATTATGGCTCAGCCCGGGCTCTATGCAAAGGGCAATGCCGCGCCCGGCCCGGGATTATTTTGGGCCTGCGCTCAAAATAATCCTTGACACCCGCACGGCCCGGCACTAGATTATGGGCGTAGGCTCAATACTAATCAGGAGGACCCAATGCCCCGACCCAGACGATGCCGCCGCGTGCAAGCCGAACCCCCGGCCCGGCGCTTCGGACCCTACGACCAGCCCCCGGTGGGCGAGGTGCTACTCCCGGTGGAGGGCCTGGAGGCCCTGCGCCTGGCCGAGGTGGAGGGCCTGGACCAGGAAACGGCGGCGGCCTCCATGGGCGTCAGCCGCCAGACCTTCGGGCGGGTGCTGGCCTCGGCCCGGCGGGCGGTGGCCACGGCATTGGCCGGGGGCATGGCCCTGAGCGTTTCGGGCGGGGACTACGAGTTGGCCCCGCCGGACCCGGGCGCGGGGCGCCGCATGGGCCGGGGCGGGGGCATGGGCCGCCGGGGCCGGGGCGGCGGGCGCGGACGGCAAGGTACTTAGACAAAGGAGGCGATCATGCCTGGAATTAACGGAACAGGACCATTGGGACAGGGGCCGCGCACCGGCGGCGGCCGGGGACGCTGCGCCGGAGGGCCGGTGGATGCTTCGGCCCGGGGCTGGGGCAACG harbors:
- the metG gene encoding methionine--tRNA ligase; this translates as MSQAFYITTPIYYVNAEPHLGHAYTTIVADVAARYHRLAGDQVRFQTGTDEHGDKIAQAAEARGVTPQQYADQISGMFRHLWPELHITNDKFIRTTDPDHIEVVQSILQKVFDAGDIYKDSYGGNYCVGCERFLTDKELVNGKCPEHDKEPVYIEEENYFFRMSKYQAALKAHIEANPDFIRPERYKNEVLAMLAEPLEDLCISRPKTRLTWGITLPFDQEFVTYVWFDALINYLTGLGWPSGENFHAFWPAAQHLIAKDILKPHAIFWPTMLMALGAAENKGVEAYLYQHLNVHGYWNVDQAKMSKSLGNVVRPLELAEIYGVEPFRYFLMREMTFGLDSSFSEELLVERYNSDLANDLGNLFSRVLTLLHKYRGGEVPKPGPELPEDAALNKLMAAVVFEYRRENDGFAFHKALASVWSLMSAGNKYVVSNEPWALAKNPEDAPRLDRVLYTLCQLLASVAVLIWPVMPLTAEKMAGVLGLGRINDGMLADLEAGDLLAPGTQTHQPPALFPRIDTAKVKAKAAKAEQKAQPAEKPKKQKKAAAEPPAEIAIDEFARVRLKVATVVAAEKLPKADKLLKLTVDAGEPETRTVVAGVAKHYAPEELVGKQVVIVANLKPAKLMGVTSQGMVLAAVDGDSLCVVSPSKESKPGSQVR
- a CDS encoding DUF4019 domain-containing protein is translated as MAVPLLLALALPALAAEEAGDPAADQAAQAWLALIDHGKYATAWDQAGELLRKNIAKAEFEKRLAKVAETTGPATQRNLVRSLELKNPPEAPPGKYLVLLYAPLFIKQPKLIEQVAMSQNADKQWKVVGYYLR
- a CDS encoding STAS/SEC14 domain-containing protein; translation: MFQVLDGSAGNVLGVEISQEYTKADVEQFKKAFEDALAAAAGRVNVLVKIDQLPVSGVKWEAFMEDARYALANRQKMRHLAIVGNSKIEEGLIRLDNMLLGKPSEELIEKYFDVSDIAQAWSFVRS
- a CDS encoding complement resistance protein TraT — protein: MNRRFSKLILLLAAMAALAMLAGCAATYTGIRYKDLKVQNKMSASIFLDPVAPAQRTVFVQVRNTSDKQFNLQPDIVAALTAKGFKVVDDPNQAHFWLQANVLSVGLTDESALEKAKMAGFGGPIAGGAIGAVLGGSQAGAGAAIGAVAGGAAELISGAMVKVNTYAVVTDLQLSERGASPTSQRFDSSLKQGTGNTRISQQSASTANMKKYQTRIVSTARKTNLEWPEAYPALRQGIAQAIAGVM
- a CDS encoding DUF134 domain-containing protein, whose translation is MPRPRRCRRVQAEPPARRFGPYDQPPVGEVLLPVEGLEALRLAEVEGLDQETAAASMGVSRQTFGRVLASARRAVATALAGGMALSVSGGDYELAPPDPGAGRRMGRGGGMGRRGRGGGRGRQGT